TTAATGTAGTACTCTTTTGCAAATGTTTAGTTATTGTTGGTGTTGCTTTCTATACCAAAGTAGCTGCATATAGCTTTTGCAGTTCAATGTAGTACTCTTTTGCAAATGTTTAGTTATTGGATTGGTGTTGCTTTCTGCGCCAAAGTAGCTGCATATAGCTTTCGCAGTTCGTTCTCATTTTAGTGCATCACATCTTGTACAGCAaacaacaactatgcctcaatcccaaGAAAGTTGGGaacggctatatgaatcctcattgTCCATGTCGCTCCATGTAAATCCGTCTTAATCCAATATTTAAAAGCTTCACATCTTGTAAGCCACTAATTTCATCGTAGGAGGTAGGTACAGACTATACGGCCAAGTATCTCAATCTGCTGCAAGTACTTTTTTTTTCCCAGTGTATTTGTTTTCCTTGACAAGGAATACTAATTTCTTTTGCTTAAACTGCAGGAGTTAAAATCTGCAAGCTGTGACCATGTCATCTTCCTATCTCCCAGCAACTACTGATTCTCTAGCTCAGGCTTCTGAGGCTACATCACCATCTGACGCCATCTCTATTCTTTACCGCATCCTTGATAACCCATCTTCTGCTTCCGAGGCCCTAAGGATCAAAGAGCAGGCAATCTCCAATCTCTCTGACCTCCTTAGACAGGAGAATAGGGCTGAGGAACTTAAAAACCTTCTGACCCAGTTGCGCCCCTTCTTTTCTTTGATCCCCAAGGCAAAAACTGCAAAAATTGTTCGAGGAATTATTGATGCAGTGGCTAAAATACCAGGTACATCTGACCTTCAGGTTACACTTTGCAAGGATATAGTGGAGTGGACCCGTAAGGAGAAGCGGACGTTTCTTCGTCAACGAATTGAGGCTAGACTCGCAGCTCTTTTGATGGAAAACAAGGAGTACTCTGAAGCATTGACACTCCTTTCAGGATTGATTAAGGAGGTGAGAAGATTGGATGATAAGCTGCTTCTTGTGGAGATTGACTTGCTGGAGAGCAAGCTACATTTCTCGCTGAGAAATCTTCCCAAAGCCAAGGCTGCGCTCACAGCTGCTCGAACAGCAGCCAATGCTATTTATGTGCCTCCAGCTCAGCAAGGTTCTATTGATTTGCAGAGTGGGATCCTTCATGCGGAAGAGAAGGATTATAAAACTGCTTACAGCTATTTCTATGAAGCATTTGAAGCATTCAATGCCCTTGAAGATCCCCAGGCCATATACAGCCTCAAGTATATGTTGCTTTGCAAAATCATGGTCAACCAGTCTGATGATGTTGCAGGAATAATATCATCCCCAAAGGTTGGATTGCAATATCAGGGGCCAGAAGTCGATGCAATGAAAGCTGTTGCGGATGCACACTCCAAGCGCTCCTTGAAGCTCTTCGAGACTGCTCTTCGGAACTTTAAGGCTCAGCTAGATGAAGATCCTATCGTCCACCGGCACCTGTCTTCCCTCTATGACACTTTGCTGGAGCAGAACCTTTGTAGGTTGATTGAGCCCTTTTCGAGAGTTGAGATTGCTCATATTGCTGAGTTGATTGAGTTGCCTGGTGACCATGTTGAGAAGAAGTTATCTCAAATGATTTTGGACAAGAAATTCGCAGGGACCCTGGACCAGGGTGCTGGATGCCTTATAATTTTTGAGGATCC
This region of Nicotiana tomentosiformis chromosome 4, ASM39032v3, whole genome shotgun sequence genomic DNA includes:
- the LOC104084937 gene encoding 26S proteasome non-ATPase regulatory subunit 11 homolog — encoded protein: MSSSYLPATTDSLAQASEATSPSDAISILYRILDNPSSASEALRIKEQAISNLSDLLRQENRAEELKNLLTQLRPFFSLIPKAKTAKIVRGIIDAVAKIPGTSDLQVTLCKDIVEWTRKEKRTFLRQRIEARLAALLMENKEYSEALTLLSGLIKEVRRLDDKLLLVEIDLLESKLHFSLRNLPKAKAALTAARTAANAIYVPPAQQGSIDLQSGILHAEEKDYKTAYSYFYEAFEAFNALEDPQAIYSLKYMLLCKIMVNQSDDVAGIISSPKVGLQYQGPEVDAMKAVADAHSKRSLKLFETALRNFKAQLDEDPIVHRHLSSLYDTLLEQNLCRLIEPFSRVEIAHIAELIELPGDHVEKKLSQMILDKKFAGTLDQGAGCLIIFEDPKPDAIYPATLETVSNMGKVVDSLFVRSSRIIA